In Amyelois transitella isolate CPQ chromosome W, ilAmyTran1.1, whole genome shotgun sequence, the genomic stretch TTGTGGCGAGCTGTTGGACAGTAGCGACCCCACGGACCTGAGGGCTCCCAGGGGAGGCCCCTGTTCCTCGCCTCCGATCTTCCTTCACCAAGGTCGGAGTGAAAACCGATGAGGGGCAGGACCCCTACCTCTGCCTTGCCTTAACCGGCCGGTCAGAGTGGAGTCGCGAGAGCTATACGCTCGAAGGATggaagtgtaaaatgtcataacgccGGGGTCGCCTGACTGGATCACCACGATTTCACGCCCCGCAGTCTCACCTCTCGACATCCTTAGCCACCCACACCGATGTTGCCCCTTTGTTGCTAATCATGGTGACTAATTTGAGGGGCCCATTTAGTGAGTGGCGAGTCACCACCtgccacataatagtcacgtattcatgattatggcaggtgtccgaacttctccagcaatagcccagtttaaatccatccaaacttcaactccataacccatcattcttttccttattttgtaatagctccacctcctgccgagacctgttcatggacatattGTCTATTGATTAAccgggaacgggttttggcaggagaacaacataacatcaacttctccaaagggcctctacgtgttggatttatatccccacgcaagcctctcaaaagtccggggtgtatagacccgtgaaatccaagaggagaaacataataataataataaattctttatttcagATTTTGCAATCCATAGTGTTAGTAACAATTTAACTTACTGGCTATGTTAgtataaatcaatattaataataaaataataaaaataaaacatttataatttggcTACAATGTGTCGGCCCGTAATGCATCGGTTCACCCAAGTTTTCATAATGGGTGAATCATACCTCCCACAAATGGTTTTCAGGATAGCATTCGTACTGGTCCGCACTCGCTTAAGCATTGAGGCTGATATCTTTCTCAAAATAGCATAGAAATCATCGGTATGTGCCTGAGCGAACATATCCGATGCACTTCACCCGCGGGATAGCCCGAACATTACCCTGAATCCATTATTGTATTGGATTCGCAGGTCACTGATGACCCTCTGCGTATAATTGGCTCATAGGCTACACGTGTAGAAAACTTGACAGTACGCTTTAAAAAGCGTAACTTTAACTTGCTGACCACAACGCGCAAACCTACGTGCCAACATATTGCATCTGATCGCCAGCGCCCTGCGTTCCCTCTCCATATCGTTATGGTCTCTAAGACGGTCGTCGACAATATGCCCCAGGTACTTAAATTGATATACCGTAGAATGGGGTTACTTTGATTCACAGGGAGACTTtgataaaatctttaattttttttaaaattgaaattgcgTGCTTTCTGAACGCACCCGcgtgaaacttttttttgtgttggcaGCACTGTTTGTCACTCTTTTCATTGCCCAAGTGCACACGGTTCGAAGTCggagatttttattaaaaaccgTAAGTTTTGCATTTGaactattttataagtttaaataactttcaaggtcccaaaataaatataaatatagcataaagaaatattagtttatgttattttgtgttaaatcaACTTGAGAAATAAGTTTTGATTCGCAGCCTAACCTTGAAATCTTTATTCAAATGGCGACATTTTTAAAGCGGGGTGTCATTGATCACCACCATGGGGCTACTTTGATCACTGATCAATCTCACCCCAAGACCTAgcgattttcctttttttggtGATTTGCTGACGGTGCAACGTCGGTGGTTgcattaaaagttttttttcttataggaTGATGCCGAGAACCTATCAGAAACGTTTAGGCGCTCGAggctataaaaattatacagaaGAATTACTGGATCGAGCTATAACAGCTGTCACAGAAGGTCGTATGACCTTGCGGGCGGCTTCTGAAAAGTTTAATATACCGTATGGcacgatttttaataaatatcatgGAAAGTATATAAAGAAACCAGGAGCACAGCCAGTATTTTCTAAAACTGAAGAGGAAACTATTCTGAAATCGTGTGCTAAATGCGCTGATTGGGGATATCCGCTTACAACTTTAGATTTGCGCATGTTTGCTAAAATTCTATTAGATTCACAAGGCAGAACAGTCTCCAAATTTCGAAATAATATGCCTGGACAAGACTGGGCATACTCACTGCTCAACCGGCACAAAAACCAGTATTCTCAACGGGTGTCTACTAATATCAAACGAGCTAGAGCGGCAGTATCCCGTGAAAGTATTGAggaatatttcaaaaacctTGAAAATACTTTGAAAGAAGTACCTgactcaaatattttcaattatgaTGAGTCGAATCTTAGTGACGATCCAGGTAAAAAGATAGGGATATTTCGCAGAGGTGTCAAGTATCCAGAAAAGGCGATGAACTTTTCCAAAAGTGCCACATCTATAATGGTTTGTGGTTCTGCTGATGGTGTGCTATTACCACCCTACATAATTTACAAAAGCTTACACCTTTACGATACCTGGAAGGAGAGGGCACCGCGTGGCCCGCCATGCTGCAATCAGCCTTGTTGCTCAGGTGGATCACGATTTAACCGCACAGTTAGTGGTTGGTTCGACGCACCATCATTCCGGGACTGGTTTGTAAGTTGCTTTATGCCTCATGCAAAAAGGCTGCCTGGTCGTAAAGTTCTTATTGGAGACAATCTTTCGTCTCATTTAGATGAGCAAGTCATAAAACTTTGCAGCGAAAATGACATTGATTTTGTGTGTTTGGTGCCACATTCGACGCACCTATGTCAACCTCTTGATGTGGCGTTTTTCCGCCCAATGAAGACAGCATGGCGGCAAGTTTTGACCAATTGGAAGATGCAAAATGCTAAGTTGTCATCTGTTCCAAAAGATACATTCCCTCATCTGCTGACAAACGCTCTCAACAAAATGGATGAAGTCCAACCAAAACCAAATTCAGAATATAAAGACATAACTTCTGGGATTAAAAGGAACATGATGAGCGGATTTCGTGCTGCTGGTATTTAtccttttaataaacaaaaagttcTTGATCGTCTACCAAAAGAAGATATTGGAGGGCAGGAAATTGAAAGTGCTTTAACCAATTTTTTAAAGGAATCAAGATATGGAAGTTCTTCGAATCAATCTACAAGGAAAAAAAGGCGTTTAGATGTAGCTCCCGGCAAAAGTATTGCAACCCGAGAGGAAACTATACAATCTACTGATCCCGAACAAAATGAGATTGCAGCATCTGATATTCAAGAAACAGAAATTCAAGCATTGGTTGGTCCTAGTACATCTCAAGGCGAAGCTCCACGTTTAGACGACGAAGAAATCCCGGATAGACAAATATATGAAAGTGACCCTGATGAGGATGTAGTAGAAGCAGAAGATGAGAAGACAGAGTGCAGTTTAGGAAGATTCGTATTAGCGAAATTCTACACGAGACGTGGCAAAAAGACCTACAAATATGTTTGTCAAATTGTAGAAACTGAACCTTTGCTTGTCGAGGGTTTCAAATCGGTTGGAACTAAAAGAAAGTTTAAAAGAGTTCCAGATGATATATCTGAAATTGATTACACCGATATTATATCTTATTTACCAAAGCCTGTTAAAAAAGAcgactttataatttttcctttTGATATTAATATTCAAGAATTGTAGAATAAGTAAAGATAATGACTGATATTGTTTTctaatgaaaatgttacatCTCAAAAACTGATTATtgttgtgtatttttaaaagcttagCTGTTTTGTAAGTGAAAAAGCGTTATAATTTTACCTTTTGATATTAATACTATATTAGTAGAATTAAGTTAGATAATGAAAGACTGATATACTGTTTCCTAATGAAAATGTCAGATCTCAAAAATTGTGAttgttgtattgtatttttcaaAGCTTTAAGCTGTTTTGTAAgtgacataataaataaaaaagttgatttttaataaagtatttattttactttgatCAATGTCACcccaaaaatacttaaaatgtaatatcTTTTCTTGTACTTGACAGTTTTTTTTCGTTCTTTCGGATAAGTATTTCTTACAAGGGTTACTTTCGATTTCCGTAACAAAAATAGGGGGTATCAAAGTAACCCCACTCACGGTATATCATTGAtcatttacttacattttttttcccGGGTCATTTTGCAtccaaattaaattcaaatgtaaTATATCGATTCATCAGTAAAAACCGatattctcatttttttttcgtttgtgttacgttaaaatttaaaaaaatagggtaTATTGATTTTCTAAATTGATCAATGATACCCCATTCTACGGTACGCGTTTTAAAATATGACCATTTAGTCTTATGTCAGGCACGGAGACAGGGCATTTGCCGCAGACCGTCCTAAACACCAGAGGATTCCTCTCCCAGAGGATGTCATAAGACACAAGATCAAACGCTCGAGAAAAATCCAGGAAACAAGCAAAGATTGGCGTTCGTCGCTGTGTAATAATGCTAATAATATACTGTATTTTTCAGTACTAAGATAGCACTTTCGGTAGACAGATTAGACCGAAAGCCAAACTGAGCATCGTGTAGGCCTAAATAGTTCTCGAGATGACCATCTATTAGACCGTCCAGCACTTTCGCAATGATAGTTGCTAATGATATTGGCCGAGTTAcatctcttgttttatttttaattattggcACCATAATAGTTTTGATAAGATTGTGTGGGAGGCATGAGTGACTCAGACACAAGGAGAAGAACATAGCTAACGTTCTAGAAATGTGGGGACCAGCATGCTGCAAATGCTCGATGGATAGCCCGTCGTGACCAGGAGACTTTCCTCTAGTCATTTTGCTAATTATATTATCAACCTGGTCAGCTGAGAAGCGGATGAGGTCCGAGTCACAACAGTCTCCATCATCAACAGCCCCGCTGGATAAACCAAGGGGCGACTCCACCTTAAAATGGTCAACAAACATGTTAGCGATAGCACTAGGCTCGCTGGCATCACCAACAGTCCCTGGGAGACCAGGTTTAATATCAAGCTTATTGGTTGCTTTCCAGAATTttttgaaatctttgtttttacGGTGATCTGCAATGATATCAAGTTTAATCTGCTCTTGGTTATTTAAGCACCATTTTAATTTGCTCTTAAAAATCTTACGGGATGCACGCATATCATTGTATATAGACCCTGACATAGGCTGATTATGCCATAACCATAATTGATATTTAGACCTGACCATCCCGTGTGCCTCCTTTACATATTGATTCCATCCCATTATTTGAGCACAATGCTTAGTACGTTTATGTTTTACATGTGTTTGCTCAGCAGCTGAAGTTAAGGTATTTACAATATACCTATGCTCTTTGTGTTTACAATGCCTATTACAACAAGAATCTAATTCCTGGGGGTAGTCAAAGTTCTGGAgcatattattacataaattatagtaaTCAGAAACTTGACTATTAACAACAGGTCTACGTTAGTATGTATTATACATGAACATGTATTTCGATTAGATTCTTTCGGGTATACAACCCAGAATGGTCGATTTTTACAAAACGTTGAGTATCCAAGTTTCTTGTgagttttattatacttattatggAGGTTTATTAAAGTGTCTGACAGATagcgtttttgttttgttatattattacgtTTTTTATCGGCTGAAATTCTGCTGTTGCTATCGTCATCAAAAAAGGCTACTATATCATGTTTTGTGTCTATTTCTATTCCTTTGTTAactgcttttttttttcttactgtAAATGTTTCTGTTGCTTTcagtattttatgttttttgaatttttctttGTCTGCTACCACAATATCACTGAATTgacgtttttcttttttcttcaaaGTTTTAAATCCTTCTTTTAGCTGTTTAGAAACAACTTCTCCGaacattaatttctttttaacttcTTCTTTTTTGGTTATATCTATGTTGTCTATCAAGGCGTCAATTTTTAGTTCAGTCGATGGAGTTTCTTTCGGAGATTTGTTACTGTTTCTGGTAATTCTCtggtacatttttttaaatgccatattctcttttttttcctttttaagtttttgatttaattcacCAATCCGCTTAGAGTAAGCATAGCGAATTCTCCTTACCAGTCTTTCCTTTTCTATGCAGGTTTTACAATTGACAtcgattttcattttataagttGCCAGAGATGATGAAGGACCTTCTAAAGGATCAACTTCATTAATAACTTCCTCATTGCTTGTTGGAGGAATATTATCTACCAGTATTGGTTCTAcgactttttcttttttttttcaacataaTTTTGTCGATTTTCTCGCCACTTCTTCCGTTGTTGTCGTTGATGGTGTGGCGTTAGTTCacttattcttttaatttttttctgttctTTGCGTTTTAAATATCGttgtctttctttttctttctgcAAAGCATATTTTACCggatcattttttatttcttcatatttctttttcttgtgGAGACGGGCTTGCTCCAATTTTTCTTCACGACTtttcttatttactttaacCATGTTTGCTtcttctattataaaaataatatataatatataatgcataatatatataatgcataaaaaaaaattaaaactgattAATTACAGATCTTGTATTATCTTATTACTTAATAGGATCGTttccaaaaacatttttcatacaaaaagcCGTGACTGTTTTCACCCCTTAAACCTTCACCCATTTTCTCCATTTTTGGATATCTGCTAGATATAATGATAAACTAGGAAGCATGGTTctctttttttagaaatttaaaaatatttttttttctttgcaaaATTGCTAAAAAAAGAGAACTAGTAGTACTAGAACTAGTTTATCATTATATCTAGCAGATATCCAAAAATGGAGAAAATGGGTGAAGGTTTAAGGGGTGAAAACAGTCACGgctttttgtatgaaaaatgtttGGTAAACAATCCTATTAAAACAAGAACTTTTGATGAGTAGCGTAGATTAAAAAGGATATCCTACTTCGTactaataagtattataaatacgaaagtttgtaatgatggatgtttgttactctttcacgcaaaacctACTgtacggattttgatgaaatacaCGGGTATATAACTTGGAATAACACTtaggttactttttatcccaatattcccacgggagcgaagccccgtGGTGCAGCTAGTActgaatacaaatttatttgtcaaaaaaaaatctgaggCCTTGTGATTAGGTATATGAAAATCACATCAATTTAACTATGAAGTTTAGTTAAAATCTGTCAGCGAAATGCGAGAAAATCgctgacaaacatacatttgtacatacaggtactttttttaagtcggttCATAGTGATAATACTTATTAAGTTACCTATAACCCCCCTTTTTATGCGATTGTTTAAAAGCTTTTTGTTTATCATTACCTTCAATTTAGGATCTTTACCTTCAATTTAAATGCTGATGGTAAACGAACGTAATGATCGTGAAGGTAATTATATTATGGCATGTTTCGAATTTTAGTAACTAAAttataagtacaataaatCAGAAAAATGGACTACGGCTATAAAAACTATCAAActtcatcataaaaaatacaatgtaattaaaatcacAGTACTCACCTTAAAAGTAAAGGGATGGTAAAGACCAAATCTCGTACCAAACTTGAAAATTCACGATTCTCATTGATTTTTTGGCGAAACAAACGCGCGACCACCTCCCACTGTGTCTGCCTGCCGACTAGCGGGCGAGTCGGAGGCGGGGAGCGGGGAGCCGGGTTTCTAGGGTTAACGTACACGAATGGTTTTGCAGTTTTATCTATGCTGATGGTAAAGACCAAAATTAACGTGACAAAACTtaaatttcgttttatttaatgattagatattatctataaatttataaatttaaataattacaccttaataaatatgtatattttaatattgtattgcTAAAATAGCGCTACAAATGcacatttttaatatccgATGTCTTGACCTCTAGTGTTTGCCTTCGGGACACGCATGGTAGTGACATTTTGACACATAAATATGCTGTAACTGTACTGTaacataaatatctttatatctACAATTAGGGGATTACGTTGCATGGCCTCGGTAGCCCTTTTTAAAATGGAtagtttgaaattaataagacAGCTTAAATgtgaatactttttttttaatcgtccAAAATATACGAATTGCACGAAATTTGAGAAGTACCCTAATATTCAGTTGAAAGCTGGACCCCGAATACCATATTTTTCAAGCTTTTCTAGTAAACGCTCATGTGAGACTTAATCAAAAGCTCGGGAcatttcgaaaaataaaactgtagatgcatatacatattatcaatGATTTGCTTAACAAGATTGTAAGCAGCAAGTGTTGTTAACTTCCCCTTTGTGAAGCCATACTGCTCTTCAATTAAGGCGCTACATTCAGATGACATGTACCTCGATGCGGGCGAGAGGCTCACCCCGCGCGGGGCTCACCCCCGACCAGCTTACCCCGCTAGATCGCCGCCGCACCGTAGCCGCTGGCGCGTGACCTCACGTAACCCGAATAAAGTTTGCGAATGCAATGGAGTCCGcatcagaatattttattgtttttattgatacaataaaataattttacaaaaaaacatacatatattaaattacattataagcaATGATATAGTTGCGGatgtatgcaaaaattttgtataaaatgaataagtttgtaatggttttaaaaaaactactcgTAATTACTTATTCGATTTCGTTCAATTAAAGGTAATTTACATAGTaatgtatatcatatatttttagggttccgtagccAAATGGCTACGGAACCTATGGTTTTCTATATATGGTTTTCTATCTTGGGTTGTCGTTGATGTCGGCGTCGGAATAATGCCATGACTATCTAAGTCCATAATATCAACTGTCGACTCCACACCATCCGCACTTCTCTGTTCGGACATTGTCAACGACGATATCggagacaatttatttttcctaaaaattaataacaatcaaataatgGGATAATGACTGTGATCGTGCCAAATGAAGAGAGCGAAGAAAAGTAAACCCTGCGACGTCTTGCAGCTGAGGAGGTACCCTGAATAATACAGTTACCTaggagtaagtacctatagaaaaagACAGAACAATCATCCAGTAAAAAGTACTGTTTCCGTAGGCAAAGACCAGGGCAACAACTAGTGACAGTATAACCGACGGCGGCGGAGctgttgtttgttgttgttttatctatctatctacctacTGCCGCCCCGCCACATgccggtatcaaatgaaatatttttcaccttcAGTGTTTGCGGAGAAAATCTCAGTAGGCATCTATATGTCTATCTATTAGTAAGTGTAATTAGTACCCACCATCTAAATTGTCCCATATGGGAAGCTCttccaagttttttttttaacatgctaacatgacgtaaaattatacacctatttacactaaacgaaacaaataaactgtattaaaaactaacctaaactatctataatatatttcagaaagtaccaaaaaaaaaaagtatcaaaatccacgatcctaaatacctacgtaatatcaccccggccgacGGAAAAgtgacgcgtaagattcagagatcAACGATACAATTCATTGACCTGAGCTGACAAttatgtacagaaataaattaaaacaaaatgaatgtgggaaattaaatacttcgcagaatatttttcaacgacGCTCGGAGCGACTGGCACAGGTCCTGCGTCCGAGAATGTGATCCGCGGAGTGAAGGCACGCTTACAAAGGACAGCGCTTTATCCCACCCGGTCGTGTAGGAATGAGACAGAGATAAAGTGTCAACACTCTACTGTCCAGTACTATTGtcgcaacaattttaattcctgTTTTCATCTATTTAGTTTGATGACGTCTAAACAAAACATCCAATCGAAATTTCATCTTCcagaagttattattttttaatgatcttcaatttggtacaaaattcaaattttaaatccttatagtttgagataaataatcgaaatctagacttgtgttcctgaatttttttgatcgaggatttttgttccaatcgtgttttcatcttccacaaatataattgaatatatttactttcatatcctaaaatattgaaacgatgcaagttatattttatgagaaaaaaccAAGTGAAAATGACCCAAAATCTATGATGTATcgccttaatattttatgtttatttaaaaattctagcATTTGATTACGGTAAGCTGTCTCAAATATCTTTGAGAAGATAGAGACCAGTGTTACTGGTCTGAAATTGTTGAGACTTGTTCTGTCtccctttttaaaaattggttttACAATAGATAATTTGAGTTAATCCGGAAAGCATCCCTCAGAAAACGATAGATTAATAAGGTAGGTCAATACTGAAACAATTTCATCTGAGCAGGTTTTTACTGTCCGTGTAGAAATCTTATCGAAACCGACCGCAATCGTATTCTTTAatgacattataatttttttgtatcttcCTCAttaaaaggttttaaaaatatgctgTTACATTTACTATTCGTACATGTATTCCgtgtcatattatttttattagttagaTTTGTTAGATAATCATTAAAAGCATTAGCTATGTCATTAGGATCTGTTAGTTGATTTCCgtctaaattaattttacttataaaatcgCGTTTACTTGCTTTTTTAGATTCCTTCTTAATTAAGGTCCATGAAGCTTTACATTTGTTACTTGACTGCGTAATGAATTtgctattataattttttatagagCAGTCAATGCATCTTTTGAGGAATTTACTGTAATTCctatatttctgttttttatcATTACATCGATCCTTATAATACCTACAACGCAGATATCTTTTTGtcttacagttttttttaagccCTTTACTaatccattta encodes the following:
- the LOC132904125 gene encoding uncharacterized protein LOC132904125 — its product is MMPRTYQKRLGARGYKNYTEELLDRAITAVTEGRMTLRAASEKFNIPYGTIFNKYHGKYIKKPGAQPVFSKTEEETILKSCAKCADWGYPLTTLDLRMFAKILLDSQGRTVSKFRNNMPGQDWAYSLLNRHKNQYSQRVSTNIKRARAAVSRESIEEYFKNLENTLKEVPDSNIFNYDESNLSDDPGKKIGIFRRGVKYPEKAMNFSKSATSIMVCGSADGVLLPPYIIYKSLHLYDTWKERAPRGPPCCNQPCCSGGSRFNRTVSGWFDAPSFRDWFVSCFMPHAKRLPGRKVLIGDNLSSHLDEQVIKLCSENDIDFVCLVPHSTHLCQPLDVAFFRPMKTAWRQVLTNWKMQNAKLSSVPKDTFPHLLTNALNKMDEVQPKPNSEYKDITSGIKRNMMSGFRAAGIYPFNKQKVLDRLPKEDIGGQEIESALTNFLKESRYGSSSNQSTRKKRRLDVAPGKSIATREETIQSTDPEQNEIAASDIQETEIQALVGPSTSQGEAPRLDDEEIPDRQIYESDPDEDVVEAEDEKTECSLGRFVLAKFYTRRGKKTYKYVCQIVETEPLLVEGFKSVGTKRKFKRVPDDISEIDYTDIISYLPKPVKKDDFIIFPFDINIQEL